Proteins encoded by one window of Streptomyces sp. ALI-76-A:
- the rplB gene encoding 50S ribosomal protein L2 produces the protein MGIRKYKPTTPGRRGSSVADFVEVTRSTPEKSLVRPLHSKGGRNNSGRVTVRHQGGGHKRAYRVIDFRRHDKDGVPAKVAHIEYDPNRTARIALLHYADGEKRYILAPRNLQQGDRVENGPGADIKPGNNLALRNIPVGTTIHAIELRPGGGAKFARSAGASVQLLAKEGQMAHLRMPSGEIRLVDVRCRATVGEVGNAEQSNINWGKAGRKRWLGVRPTVRGVAMNPVDHPHGGGEGKTSGGRHPVSPWGQKEGRTRSPKKASNKYIVRRRKTNKKR, from the coding sequence ATGGGAATCCGCAAGTACAAGCCGACTACGCCGGGCCGTCGCGGCTCCAGCGTCGCCGACTTCGTCGAGGTCACGCGGTCCACGCCGGAGAAGTCGCTGGTTCGCCCGCTGCACAGCAAGGGCGGCCGTAACAATTCCGGTCGTGTGACCGTTCGCCACCAGGGTGGCGGACACAAGCGCGCCTACCGCGTGATCGACTTCCGTCGTCACGACAAGGACGGCGTGCCGGCGAAGGTCGCGCACATCGAGTACGACCCCAACCGCACCGCGCGCATCGCGCTGCTGCACTACGCGGACGGCGAGAAGCGCTACATCCTCGCCCCGCGCAACCTCCAGCAGGGTGACCGCGTCGAGAACGGTCCCGGGGCCGACATCAAGCCGGGCAACAACCTGGCGCTGCGCAACATCCCGGTCGGTACCACGATCCACGCGATCGAGCTCCGTCCCGGTGGCGGTGCCAAGTTCGCCCGCTCCGCCGGTGCCTCCGTGCAGCTGCTCGCGAAGGAGGGCCAGATGGCCCACCTCCGCATGCCGTCCGGTGAGATCCGCCTGGTCGACGTGCGCTGCCGCGCCACCGTCGGCGAGGTCGGCAACGCCGAGCAGAGCAACATCAACTGGGGCAAGGCCGGCCGTAAGCGTTGGCTGGGTGTCCGCCCGACCGTCCGCGGTGTGGCGATGAACCCGGTCGACCACCCGCACGGTGGTGGTGAGGGCAAGACCTCCGGTGGTCGCCACCCGGTCTCCCCGTGGGGTCAGAAGGAGGGTCGTACTCGTTCGCCGAAGAAGGCTTCGAACAAGTACATCGTCCGCCGCCGCAAGACGAACAAGAAGCGCTAG
- the rpsS gene encoding 30S ribosomal protein S19, translating into MPRSLKKGPFVDDHLIKKVDAQNEAGSKNVIKTWSRRSMIVPAMLGHTIAVHNGKTHIPVFVTESMVGHKLGEFSPTRTFRGHVKDDRKSKRR; encoded by the coding sequence ATGCCGCGCAGTCTCAAGAAGGGGCCCTTCGTCGACGACCACCTGATCAAGAAGGTGGACGCCCAGAACGAAGCCGGTTCCAAGAACGTCATCAAGACCTGGTCCCGTCGCTCGATGATCGTCCCGGCCATGCTGGGCCACACGATCGCGGTGCACAACGGCAAGACCCACATTCCGGTGTTCGTCACCGAGTCGATGGTCGGCCACAAGCTCGGCGAGTTCTCGCCGACGCGCACCTTCCGGGGTCACGTCAAGGACGACCGGAAGTCGAAGCGCCGCTAG
- the rplV gene encoding 50S ribosomal protein L22: MEARAQARYIRVTPMKARRVVDLIRGMDATEAQAVLRFAPQAASVPVGKVLDSAIANAAHNYDHTDVDSLVITEAYVDEGPTLKRFRPRAQGRAYRIRKRTSHITVVVSSKEGTR; encoded by the coding sequence ATGGAAGCCAGGGCCCAGGCGCGGTACATCCGCGTCACGCCCATGAAGGCCCGCCGAGTGGTGGACCTCATCCGTGGCATGGACGCCACGGAGGCTCAGGCGGTCCTGCGTTTCGCCCCGCAGGCCGCGAGCGTGCCGGTCGGCAAGGTGCTGGACAGCGCCATCGCCAACGCCGCGCACAACTACGACCACACCGATGTCGACAGCCTGGTCATCACCGAGGCGTACGTCGACGAGGGCCCGACCCTGAAGCGGTTCCGTCCGCGTGCCCAGGGCCGTGCCTACCGGATCCGCAAGCGGACCAGCCACATCACCGTGGTCGTCAGCAGCAAGGAAGGAACCCGGTAA
- the rpsC gene encoding 30S ribosomal protein S3 — MGQKVNPHGFRLGITTDFKSRWYADKLYKDYVKEDVAIRRMMTSGMERAGISKVEIERTRDRVRVDIHTARPGIVIGRRGAEADRIRGDLEKLTGKQVQLNILEVKSPETDAQLVAQAVAEQLSSRVSFRRAMRKSMQGTMKAGAKGIKIQCGGRLGGAEMSRSEFYREGRVPLHTLRANVDYGFFEAKTTFGRIGVKVWIYKGDVKNIAEVRAENAAARAGNRPARGGGGADRPARGGRGGERGGRGRKPQQAPAAEAPKADAPAAAPAESTGTEA; from the coding sequence ATGGGCCAGAAGGTTAACCCGCATGGGTTCCGGCTCGGCATCACCACGGACTTCAAGTCCCGTTGGTACGCCGACAAGCTGTACAAGGACTACGTCAAGGAAGACGTCGCCATCCGCCGGATGATGACGTCCGGCATGGAGCGCGCCGGCATCTCCAAGGTGGAGATCGAGCGCACCCGTGACCGCGTCCGCGTCGACATCCACACCGCGCGTCCGGGCATCGTCATCGGCCGCCGCGGCGCCGAGGCCGACCGCATCCGCGGTGACCTCGAGAAGCTGACCGGCAAGCAGGTCCAGCTGAACATCCTCGAGGTCAAGAGCCCGGAGACGGACGCTCAGCTGGTGGCCCAGGCCGTCGCCGAGCAGCTGTCCTCCCGCGTCTCCTTCCGTCGCGCCATGCGCAAGAGCATGCAGGGCACGATGAAGGCCGGCGCCAAGGGCATCAAGATCCAGTGCGGTGGCCGCCTCGGTGGCGCCGAGATGTCCCGCTCGGAGTTCTACCGCGAGGGCCGTGTGCCCCTGCACACGCTCCGCGCGAACGTGGACTACGGCTTCTTCGAGGCCAAGACGACCTTCGGCCGCATCGGCGTGAAGGTCTGGATCTACAAGGGCGATGTCAAGAACATCGCCGAGGTCCGCGCCGAGAACGCCGCTGCCCGCGCCGGCAACCGTCCGGCCCGTGGTGGCGGCGGCGCCGACCGCCCGGCCCGTGGTGGCCGTGGCGGCGAGCGTGGCGGTCGCGGTCGCAAGCCGCAGCAGGCTCCCGCTGCCGAGGCCCCCAAGGCCGACGCTCCGGCTGCCGCTCCGGCTGAGAGCACCGGAACGGAGGCCTGA
- the rplP gene encoding 50S ribosomal protein L16: MLIPRRVKHRKQHHPKRRGEAKGGTTVAFGEYGIQALTPAYVTNRQIEAARIAMTRHIKRGGKVWINIYPDRPLTKKPAETRMGSGKGSPEWWIANVHPGRVMFELSYPNEKIAREALTRAAHKLPMKCRIVKREAGEA, translated from the coding sequence ATGCTGATCCCCCGTAGGGTCAAGCACCGCAAGCAGCACCACCCCAAGCGCCGCGGTGAGGCCAAGGGTGGTACGACGGTCGCGTTCGGCGAGTACGGCATTCAGGCCCTCACGCCGGCGTACGTGACCAACCGCCAGATCGAGGCGGCCCGTATCGCGATGACCCGCCACATCAAGCGTGGCGGCAAGGTCTGGATCAACATCTACCCGGACCGCCCGCTCACGAAGAAGCCCGCCGAGACCCGCATGGGTTCCGGTAAGGGTTCGCCGGAGTGGTGGATCGCGAACGTGCACCCGGGACGGGTCATGTTCGAGCTGTCCTACCCCAACGAGAAGATCGCCCGTGAGGCCCTCACTCGCGCAGCCCACAAGCTGCCGATGAAGTGCCGGATCGTCAAGCGCGAGGCAGGTGAAGCGTGA
- the rpmC gene encoding 50S ribosomal protein L29 gives MSAGTKASELRELGDEELLAKLREAKEELFNLRFQAATGQLENHGRLKAVRKDIARIYTLMRERELGIETVESA, from the coding sequence ATGTCGGCCGGTACCAAGGCGTCCGAGCTGCGCGAACTGGGTGACGAGGAGCTTCTCGCGAAGCTCCGCGAAGCCAAGGAAGAGCTGTTCAACCTCCGCTTCCAGGCGGCGACGGGTCAGCTCGAGAACCACGGTCGGCTCAAGGCCGTCCGTAAGGACATCGCGCGGATCTACACCCTGATGCGTGAGCGCGAGCTGGGCATCGAGACGGTGGAGAGCGCCTGA
- the rpsQ gene encoding 30S ribosomal protein S17, with amino-acid sequence MSESNVTEETKTDRGFRKTREGLVVSDKMDKTVVVAVEDRVKHALYGKVIRRTNKLKAHDEQNAAGVGDRVLLMETRPLSATKRWRVVEILEKAK; translated from the coding sequence ATGAGCGAGAGCAACGTGACTGAAGAGACCAAGACGGACCGCGGTTTCCGCAAGACCCGTGAGGGTCTCGTCGTCAGCGACAAGATGGACAAGACCGTCGTCGTCGCCGTCGAGGACCGTGTCAAGCACGCGCTGTACGGCAAGGTCATCCGCCGTACGAACAAGCTCAAGGCCCACGACGAGCAGAACGCCGCGGGCGTCGGCGACCGTGTCCTCCTGATGGAGACCCGGCCGCTGTCCGCGACGAAGCGCTGGCGCGTCGTCGAGATCCTCGAGAAGGCCAAGTAA
- the rplN gene encoding 50S ribosomal protein L14 encodes MIQQESRLRVADNTGAKEILCIRVLGGSGRRYAGIGDVIVATVKDAIPGGNVKKGDVVKAVIVRTVKERRRPDGSYIRFDENAAVILKNDGDPRGTRIFGPVGRELREKKFMKIISLAPEVL; translated from the coding sequence GTGATCCAGCAGGAGTCGCGACTGCGTGTCGCCGACAACACTGGTGCGAAGGAGATCCTTTGCATCCGTGTGCTCGGTGGCTCCGGTCGCCGCTACGCGGGCATCGGTGACGTCATCGTCGCCACCGTCAAGGACGCGATCCCCGGTGGCAACGTGAAGAAGGGTGACGTCGTCAAGGCGGTCATCGTTCGCACCGTCAAGGAGCGCCGCCGTCCGGACGGCTCGTACATCCGCTTCGACGAGAACGCCGCTGTCATTCTGAAGAACGACGGCGACCCTCGCGGCACCCGTATCTTCGGCCCGGTGGGTCGTGAGCTGCGCGAGAAGAAGTTCATGAAGATCATCTCGCTCGCGCCGGAGGTGCTGTAA
- the rplX gene encoding 50S ribosomal protein L24, with product MKIKKGDLVQVITGKDKGKQGKVIAAYPREDRVLVEGVNRVKKHTKAGPTARGSQAGGIVTTEAPVHVSNVQLVVEKDGNKVVTRVGYRFDDEGNKIRVAKRTGEDI from the coding sequence ATGAAGATCAAGAAGGGCGACCTGGTCCAGGTCATCACCGGTAAGGACAAGGGCAAGCAGGGCAAGGTCATCGCGGCCTACCCCCGCGAGGACCGTGTCCTGGTCGAGGGTGTCAACCGGGTCAAGAAGCACACCAAGGCCGGTCCCACGGCTCGTGGTTCGCAGGCCGGCGGCATCGTCACCACCGAGGCCCCTGTCCACGTGAGCAACGTTCAGCTCGTCGTGGAGAAGGACGGCAACAAGGTCGTGACCCGCGTCGGTTACCGCTTCGACGACGAGGGCAACAAGATCCGCGTTGCCAAGCGGACGGGTGAGGACATCTGA
- the rplE gene encoding 50S ribosomal protein L5, translating to MATTTTPRLKTKYREEIQAKLQEEFSYENVMQIPGLVKIVVNMGVGDAARDSKLMDGAVRDLTTITGQKPAVTKARKSIAQFKLREGQPIGAHVTLRGDRMWEFLDRTLSLALPRIRDFRGLSPKQFDGRGNYTFGLTEQVMFHEIDQDKIDRTRGMDITVVTTATNDAEGRALLRHLGFPFKEA from the coding sequence ATGGCTACCACCACCACTCCGCGTCTCAAGACGAAGTACCGCGAGGAGATCCAGGCCAAGCTGCAGGAGGAGTTCTCGTACGAGAACGTCATGCAGATCCCCGGCCTGGTCAAGATCGTGGTCAACATGGGTGTCGGCGACGCCGCCCGTGACTCGAAGCTCATGGACGGTGCCGTCCGTGACCTGACCACCATCACCGGTCAGAAGCCGGCCGTCACCAAGGCCCGCAAGTCCATCGCGCAGTTCAAGCTGCGTGAGGGTCAGCCGATCGGTGCCCACGTCACGCTCCGTGGCGACCGCATGTGGGAGTTCCTGGACCGCACCCTGTCGCTGGCGCTCCCGCGCATCCGCGACTTCCGCGGCCTGTCCCCCAAGCAGTTCGACGGCCGTGGCAACTACACCTTCGGTCTCACGGAGCAGGTCATGTTCCACGAGATCGACCAGGACAAGATCGACCGCACCCGGGGTATGGACATCACCGTGGTGACCACGGCGACCAACGACGCTGAGGGCCGCGCGCTCCTTCGTCACCTCGGCTTCCCCTTCAAGGAGGCGTGA
- a CDS encoding type Z 30S ribosomal protein S14, with the protein MAKKALIAKAARKPKFGVRGYTRCQRCGRPHSVYRKFGLCRVCLREMAHRGELPGVTKSSW; encoded by the coding sequence ATGGCGAAGAAGGCTCTGATTGCCAAGGCTGCTCGTAAGCCCAAGTTCGGCGTACGTGGCTACACGCGCTGCCAGCGCTGCGGCCGTCCGCACTCCGTGTACCGCAAGTTCGGCCTGTGCCGCGTGTGCCTTCGTGAGATGGCCCACCGTGGCGAGCTGCCGGGCGTGACCAAGAGCTCCTGGTAA
- the rpsH gene encoding 30S ribosomal protein S8 yields MTMTDPIADMLTRLRNANSAYHDSVTMPASKIKSHIAEILQQEGFITGWKVEDAEVGKNLVLELKFGPNRERSIAGIKRISKPGLRVYAKSTNLPKVLGGLGVAIISTSHGLLTDKQAGKKGVGGEVLAYVW; encoded by the coding sequence ATGACCATGACTGATCCGATCGCAGACATGCTTACGCGTCTGCGGAACGCGAACTCGGCATACCACGACTCCGTGACGATGCCGGCATCGAAGATCAAGTCTCACATCGCGGAGATCCTCCAGCAGGAGGGCTTCATCACGGGCTGGAAGGTCGAGGACGCCGAGGTCGGCAAGAACCTCGTCCTGGAGCTGAAGTTCGGCCCCAACCGTGAGCGCTCCATCGCGGGCATCAAGCGGATCTCCAAGCCCGGTCTCCGGGTGTACGCGAAGTCCACCAACCTGCCGAAGGTGCTCGGCGGCCTGGGCGTGGCGATCATCTCCACGTCGCACGGGCTTCTCACCGACAAGCAGGCCGGCAAGAAGGGCGTAGGCGGAGAAGTCCTCGCCTACGTCTGGTAG
- the rplF gene encoding 50S ribosomal protein L6, with amino-acid sequence MSRIGKLPITVPAGVDVTIDGQTVSVKGPKGSLTHTVVAPIEIAKGEDGVLNVTRPNDERQSKALHGLSRTLVANMITGVTEGYVKKLEISGVGYRVQAKGSNLEFALGYSHPITVEAPEGITFKVETPTRFQVEGIDKQKVGEVAANIRKLRKPDPYKAKGVKYEGEVIRRKVGKAGK; translated from the coding sequence ATGTCGCGCATTGGCAAGCTCCCCATCACGGTTCCCGCCGGCGTGGACGTCACCATCGACGGCCAGACGGTCTCGGTCAAGGGCCCCAAGGGCTCGCTGACCCACACCGTCGTGGCGCCGATCGAGATCGCCAAGGGTGAGGACGGCGTGCTGAACGTCACCCGCCCCAACGACGAGCGTCAGAGCAAGGCCCTGCACGGCCTGTCCCGCACGCTGGTGGCGAACATGATCACCGGCGTGACCGAGGGTTACGTGAAGAAGCTCGAGATCAGCGGTGTCGGTTACCGCGTTCAGGCCAAGGGATCGAACCTCGAGTTCGCTCTGGGCTACAGCCACCCGATCACCGTCGAGGCGCCCGAGGGAATCACCTTCAAGGTGGAGACCCCGACCCGCTTCCAGGTCGAGGGCATCGACAAGCAGAAGGTCGGCGAGGTTGCGGCCAACATCCGCAAGCTGCGCAAGCCCGACCCGTACAAGGCCAAGGGTGTCAAGTACGAGGGCGAAGTCATCCGCCGCAAGGTCGGAAAGGCGGGTAAGTAA
- the rplR gene encoding 50S ribosomal protein L18 yields MAYGQKILKGDAYKRAAIKRRHIRIRKSINGTAERPRLVVTRSNRHIVAQVIDDLKGHTLASASTLDTSIRGAEGDKSSQAKQVGALVAERAKAAGVEAVVFDRGGNQYAGRIAALADAAREAGLKF; encoded by the coding sequence ATGGCATACGGACAGAAGATCCTCAAGGGCGACGCCTACAAGCGCGCCGCGATCAAGCGCCGCCACATCCGGATCCGCAAGTCGATCAACGGTACGGCGGAGCGTCCTCGTCTGGTCGTGACCCGCTCGAACCGCCACATCGTGGCCCAGGTGATCGACGACCTCAAGGGTCACACCCTTGCGTCGGCGTCCACCCTGGACACCTCGATCCGCGGTGCGGAGGGCGACAAGTCCTCGCAGGCCAAGCAGGTCGGCGCCCTGGTCGCCGAGCGTGCCAAGGCCGCCGGTGTCGAGGCTGTCGTATTCGACCGTGGTGGCAACCAGTACGCCGGGCGCATCGCTGCCCTGGCGGACGCCGCCCGCGAAGCCGGACTGAAGTTCTGA
- the rpsE gene encoding 30S ribosomal protein S5, protein MAGPQRRGGGAGGGERRDRKGRDGGAAAAEKTAYVERVVAINRVAKVVKGGRRFSFTALVVVGDGDGTVGVGYGKAKEVPAAIAKGVEEAKKHFFKVPRIQGTIPHPITGEKAAGVVLLKPASPGTGVIAGGPVRAVLECAGVHDILSKSLGSSNAINIVHATVAALKGLQRPEEIAARRGLPLEDVAPAALLRARAGAGAA, encoded by the coding sequence ATGGCTGGACCCCAGCGCCGCGGTGGCGGTGCCGGTGGCGGCGAGCGGCGGGACCGGAAGGGCCGTGACGGCGGCGCAGCTGCCGCCGAGAAGACCGCTTATGTTGAGCGCGTTGTCGCGATCAACCGCGTCGCCAAGGTTGTGAAGGGTGGTCGTCGCTTCAGCTTCACCGCGCTGGTCGTGGTGGGCGACGGTGACGGCACCGTGGGTGTCGGTTACGGCAAGGCCAAGGAGGTGCCGGCCGCCATCGCCAAGGGTGTTGAGGAGGCCAAGAAGCACTTCTTCAAGGTCCCCCGTATCCAGGGCACCATCCCGCACCCGATCACGGGCGAGAAGGCCGCGGGCGTCGTCCTGCTCAAGCCTGCTTCCCCCGGTACCGGCGTCATCGCCGGTGGCCCGGTGCGTGCCGTGCTCGAGTGCGCGGGCGTGCACGACATCCTGTCGAAGTCGCTCGGCTCGTCGAACGCGATCAACATCGTGCACGCGACCGTGGCGGCCCTGAAGGGCCTGCAGCGTCCCGAGGAGATCGCGGCTCGCCGTGGTCTGCCCCTCGAGGACGTCGCTCCCGCGGCTCTGCTGCGTGCGCGTGCCGGGGCTGGTGCTGCGTAA
- the rpmD gene encoding 50S ribosomal protein L30: MAQLKITQTKSYIGSKQNHRDTLRSLGLKGINTQVVKEDRPEFRGMVHTVRHLVTVEEVD; the protein is encoded by the coding sequence ATGGCTCAGCTCAAGATCACGCAGACGAAGTCGTACATCGGCAGCAAGCAGAACCACCGTGACACCCTGCGCTCCCTTGGTCTCAAGGGCATCAACACGCAGGTCGTCAAGGAGGATCGTCCCGAGTTCCGCGGCATGGTGCACACCGTCCGCCACCTCGTGACGGTCGAGGAGGTCGACTGA
- the rplO gene encoding 50S ribosomal protein L15, translating into MAENNPLKIHNLRPAPGAKTAKTRVGRGEASKGKTAGRGTKGTKARYQVPERFEGGQMPLHMRLPKLKGFKNPFKTEYQVVNLDKLGALYPEGGEVTVEGLVAKGAVRKNSLVKVLGQGEISVALQVTVDAVSGSAKEKITAAGGTVTELV; encoded by the coding sequence ATGGCGGAGAACAACCCGCTCAAGATCCACAACCTCCGTCCCGCTCCGGGCGCCAAGACCGCCAAGACCCGTGTGGGTCGTGGTGAGGCGTCGAAGGGCAAGACGGCTGGTCGTGGTACCAAGGGCACGAAGGCCCGCTACCAGGTTCCGGAGCGCTTCGAGGGCGGGCAGATGCCCCTCCACATGCGTCTCCCGAAGCTGAAGGGCTTCAAGAACCCGTTCAAGACCGAGTACCAGGTCGTGAACCTCGACAAGCTGGGCGCGCTGTACCCGGAGGGTGGCGAGGTCACCGTCGAGGGACTCGTCGCCAAGGGTGCCGTTCGCAAGAACAGCCTCGTCAAGGTCCTCGGCCAGGGCGAGATCTCCGTGGCGCTGCAGGTGACGGTCGACGCCGTCTCCGGCTCCGCCAAGGAGAAGATCACCGCCGCCGGCGGTACCGTCACCGAGCTCGTCTGA
- the secY gene encoding preprotein translocase subunit SecY — MLTAFARAFKTPDLRKKLLFTLGIIVVYRVGTHVPIPGVDYTSVQQCVDEASGNQGLFGLVNMFSGGALLQITIFALGIMPYITASIILQLLTVVIPRLEALKKEGQAGTAKITQYTRYLTVALAILQGTGLVATARSGALFSGCTVAGSIVPDRAIFTTIVMVITMTAGTAVVMWLGELITDRGIGNGMSILMFISIAATFPSALWAIKTQGSLADGWIEFGTVILVGLVMVGLVVFVEQAQRRIPVQYAKRMIGRRSYGGTSTYIPLKVNQAGVIPVIFASSLLYIPALVAQFSSGTSGWKTWIEAHLVKGDHPYYITLYFFLIVFFAFFYVAISFNPEEVADNMKKYGGFIPGIRAGRPTAEYLSYVLNRITWPGSLYLGLIALVPTMALAGFGANQNFPFGGTSILIIVGVGLETVKQIESQLQQRNYEGFLR, encoded by the coding sequence GTGCTCACCGCGTTCGCCCGGGCGTTCAAGACGCCCGACCTGCGCAAGAAGCTGCTCTTCACGCTCGGGATCATCGTGGTCTACCGGGTCGGTACCCACGTCCCGATCCCCGGCGTCGACTACACGTCCGTTCAGCAGTGCGTCGACGAGGCGTCCGGCAACCAGGGCCTGTTCGGTCTCGTCAACATGTTCAGCGGCGGCGCGCTGCTCCAAATCACGATCTTCGCGCTCGGCATCATGCCGTACATCACGGCGAGCATCATTCTCCAGCTGCTGACCGTCGTGATCCCGCGCCTGGAAGCCCTCAAGAAGGAGGGCCAGGCCGGTACGGCGAAGATCACTCAGTACACGCGCTACCTGACCGTGGCACTCGCCATCCTGCAGGGCACCGGCCTGGTGGCCACCGCCCGCAGCGGCGCCCTGTTCTCCGGCTGCACCGTCGCCGGGAGCATCGTTCCGGACCGCGCGATCTTCACCACCATCGTCATGGTCATCACCATGACCGCCGGCACGGCCGTCGTCATGTGGCTCGGTGAGCTCATCACCGACCGCGGCATCGGCAACGGCATGTCGATCCTGATGTTCATCTCGATCGCCGCGACCTTCCCGTCCGCGCTGTGGGCCATCAAGACCCAGGGCTCGCTGGCCGACGGCTGGATCGAGTTCGGCACGGTCATCCTCGTCGGCCTGGTCATGGTCGGCCTGGTGGTCTTCGTCGAGCAGGCACAGCGCCGCATCCCGGTCCAGTACGCGAAGCGGATGATCGGCCGCCGTTCCTACGGCGGTACGTCGACCTACATCCCGCTCAAGGTGAACCAGGCGGGTGTGATCCCCGTTATCTTCGCCTCGTCGCTGCTCTACATCCCGGCCCTGGTCGCGCAGTTCTCCAGCGGGACCTCGGGGTGGAAGACCTGGATCGAGGCCCACCTCGTCAAGGGGGACCACCCGTACTACATCACCCTGTACTTCTTCCTCATCGTTTTCTTCGCGTTCTTCTACGTGGCGATCTCCTTCAACCCCGAAGAAGTCGCCGACAACATGAAGAAGTATGGTGGCTTCATCCCGGGCATCCGGGCTGGCCGACCGACCGCTGAGTACCTGTCGTACGTGCTCAACCGGATCACCTGGCCGGGTTCGCTGTACTTGGGGCTGATCGCTCTCGTGCCGACGATGGCGTTGGCTGGTTTCGGGGCAAACCAGAACTTCCCGTTCGGCGGGACCAGCATCCTGATCATCGTGGGTGTGGGTCTCGAGACGGTGAAGCAGATCGAGAGTCAGCTTCAGCAGCGCAATTACGAAGGGTTCCTCCGCTGA
- a CDS encoding adenylate kinase, whose protein sequence is MRIVLVGPPGAGKGTQAAFLARNLSIPHISTGDLFRANISKQTELGKLAKSFMDAGNLVPDEVTIGMAKDRMEQPDADNGFLLDGFPRNVSQAEALDEMLHSEGMKLDAVLDLEVPEAEVVKRIAGRRICRNDSAHVFHVSYKAPRQADVCDVCGGELYQRDDDSEETVRKRLEVYHTQTEPIIDYYKAQGLVVTISALGKVEDVTARAMEALQREGDAA, encoded by the coding sequence ATGCGTATCGTCCTCGTCGGGCCGCCGGGCGCCGGTAAGGGAACGCAGGCCGCGTTTCTCGCTCGCAACCTGTCGATCCCGCACATCTCCACGGGCGACCTGTTCCGGGCCAACATCAGCAAGCAGACGGAACTCGGCAAGCTGGCGAAGTCCTTCATGGACGCCGGTAACCTCGTCCCCGACGAGGTCACCATCGGCATGGCCAAGGACCGCATGGAGCAGCCCGACGCGGACAACGGCTTCCTGCTCGACGGCTTCCCGCGCAACGTCTCGCAGGCCGAGGCGCTGGACGAGATGCTGCACTCCGAGGGCATGAAGCTGGATGCGGTGCTGGACCTGGAGGTACCGGAGGCGGAGGTCGTGAAGCGGATCGCCGGCCGGCGCATCTGCCGCAACGACTCGGCGCACGTCTTCCACGTGTCGTACAAGGCGCCCAGGCAGGCGGACGTCTGCGACGTCTGCGGCGGGGAGCTGTACCAGCGCGACGACGACTCCGAGGAGACCGTCCGCAAGCGGCTGGAGGTCTACCACACGCAGACCGAGCCGATCATCGACTACTACAAGGCGCAGGGCCTGGTGGTCACGATCTCCGCGCTCGGCAAGGTGGAGGACGTCACCGCGCGCGCCATGGAGGCGCTCCAGCGTGAGGGCGACGCCGCCTAG
- the map gene encoding type I methionyl aminopeptidase: MVQIKTPEQIAKMREAGLVVAAIHAATREAAVPGATTRDLDQVARKVLAEHNAKPNFLGYGGFPATICTSVNEVVVHGIPSDEVVLKDGDVISIDCGAIIDGWHGDAAYTAFVGSGHAPELIELSRVTEESMWAGIAAMKQGNRLVDVSRAIETYIRRQPKPGGGRYGIIEDYGGHGIGTEMHMDPHLLNYVDRRRGKGPKLVPGFCLAIEPMVSLGTPKTEVLPDDWTVITTDGTWSSHWEHSVALTEEGPLVLTAPDGGRAKLAEHGITAAPDPLA; encoded by the coding sequence ATGGTGCAGATCAAGACCCCCGAGCAGATCGCCAAGATGCGTGAGGCGGGGCTGGTCGTCGCCGCCATCCACGCGGCGACGCGTGAGGCTGCGGTCCCCGGGGCCACGACCAGGGACCTGGACCAGGTCGCCCGCAAGGTGCTCGCGGAGCACAACGCGAAGCCGAACTTCCTCGGCTACGGCGGGTTCCCGGCGACGATCTGCACCTCGGTCAACGAGGTCGTCGTGCACGGCATCCCGTCCGACGAGGTCGTCCTCAAGGACGGGGACGTCATCTCCATCGACTGCGGCGCGATCATCGACGGCTGGCACGGTGACGCGGCCTACACGGCCTTCGTGGGATCCGGTCACGCCCCGGAGCTGATCGAGCTCTCCCGGGTGACCGAGGAGTCGATGTGGGCCGGCATCGCGGCCATGAAGCAGGGCAACCGGCTGGTGGACGTCTCCCGCGCCATCGAGACGTACATCCGCCGCCAGCCCAAGCCCGGCGGCGGCCGCTACGGCATCATCGAGGACTACGGCGGCCACGGCATCGGCACCGAGATGCACATGGACCCGCACCTGCTGAACTACGTCGACCGCCGCCGCGGCAAGGGCCCCAAGCTGGTCCCCGGCTTCTGCCTCGCCATCGAGCCGATGGTCTCCCTGGGCACCCCGAAGACCGAGGTCCTCCCGGACGACTGGACGGTCATCACGACCGACGGCACGTGGTCGTCCCACTGGGAGCACTCGGTCGCGCTGACGGAGGAGGGCCCGCTGGTCCTGACCGCTCCGGACGGCGGCAGGGCGAAGCTCGCGGAGCACGGGATCACGGCGGCGCCGGATCCGCTCGCCTGA